The Pseudomonas sp. B21-023 genomic interval GCGCGATACCATCCTGGCGCGGGTGTTCGGCGCCGGCATCGCTACCGACGCCTTCTTCATCGCCTTCAAATTGCCCAACCTGCTGCGGCGGATCTTCGCCGAAGGCGCGTTCTCCCAGGCCTTCGTGCCGATCCTTGCCGAGTACAAGACCCAGCAGGGCGAGGAGGCCACCCGTACCTTCGTCGCCTATGTCAGTGGCCTGCTGACCCTGATCCTGGCCGTGGTCACCGTCATCGGCATCCTCGCCGCGCCCTGGGTGGTCTGGGTCACGGCACCTGGGTTTGTCGACAGCACCGAGAAGTACGAGCTGACCACCGCGCTGCTGCGGGTGACCTTTCCTTATATATTGCTGATCTCGCTGTCGTCGCTGGTCGGTGCGATCCTCAACACCTGGAACCGCTTCAGCGTGCCGGCGTTCACCCCCACGCTGCTCAACGTGGCGATGATTGCCTTCGCCGTGCTGCTCACCCCCTACTTCGACCCACCGATCATGGCCCTGGCCTGGGGCGTGCTGGCCGGTGGCCTGGCGCAACTGCTGTACCAGCTGCCGGCGCTGAAGAAGATCGGCATGCTCGTGCTGCCGCGCCTGAACCTGCGCGATACCGGCGTGTGGCGCGTGCTCAAGCAGATGCTGCCGGCGATCCTTGGGGTATCGGTGAGCCAGATCTCGCTGATCATCAACACCATCTTCGCCTCCTTCCTGGTGGCCGGCTCGGTGTCCTGGATGTACTACGCCGACCGCCTCATGGAGCTGCCCTCCGGCGTGCTGGGCGTGGCCCTGGGCACCATCTTGCTGCCGACCCTGGCCAAGACCTACGCCAACCAGGACCGTGAGGAGTATTCAAGGATCCTCGACTGGGGCCTGCGCCTGTGCTTCCTGCTGGTGCTGCCCTGCACCCTGGCCCTGGGCATCCTCGCCGAACCGCTGACCGTGGCGCTGTTCCAGTACGGCAAGTTCACCGCCTTCGACGCAGCCATGACCCAGCGGGCGCTGGTCGCGTATTCGGTGGGGCTGATGGCGATCATCCTGGTCAAGGTGCTGGCACCTGGCTTCTATGCGCAGCAGAATATCCGCACACCGGTGAAGATCGCGGTGTTCACGCTGGTGTGCACGCAGTTGCTCAACCTGGCCCTTGTCGGCCCGCTGGCCCATGCCGGGCTGGCCCTGGCGATCAGCCTGGGCGCCTGCCTGAACGCCGGCCTGCTGTACTGGAAGCTGCGCAGCCAGCAACTGTTCCAGCCACAACCGGGCTGGGCGATGTTCCTGCTCAAGCTGGTGCTGGCAGTGGCGTTGATGTCGGGCGTGCTGTTGCTGGGCATGCACTACATGCCGGCCTGGGAGCAGGGCAACATGCTCGAGCGCTTCGTGCGCCTGGGCGCTCTGATCGTCGCCGGTGTGGTGACCTATTTCGGTTGCCTGTACCTGTGTGGTTTCCGCCCACGGCATTTCGCCCGCAAGGCGCTGCACTGAGGCGCGAAAAGGGTCAGGCGTCGGTTTTTCGCATTCCATACCCCGTGGTGGCGCTGCTGCCTGTCACCAGCGCCCGGGTGTGGTTATAATCGGCCACTTTATGAGCAAGAAGCGCGTTATGCAGCTGGTTCGAGGTCTTCACAACCTGCGCCCCGAGCACCGGGGCTGTGTCGCCACCATTGGCAACTTCGACGGGGTCCACCGCGGCCACCAGGCGATCCTCGCGCGCCTGCGCGAACGTGGCCAGGAACTCGGCCTGCCCACCTGCGTGGTGATCTTCGAGCCACAGCCTCGCGAGTATTTTGCCCCGGATACCGCGCCGGCCCGCCTGGCGCGCCTGCGTGACAAGGTCGAGCTGCTGGCCGGCGAGGGCATCGACCGGGTGCTGTGCCTGTCGTTCAACCAGCGCCTGAGCCAGCTCAGCGCCGAGCAGTTCGTCAAGGCGGTGCTGGTCGATGGCCTGGGCGTGCGCCACCTCGAAGTGGGCGACGACTTCCGCTTCGGCTGCGACCGCGCCGGTGATTTCGCCTTCCTCACCGAAGCCGGCAAGCGCCATGGCTTCAGCGTCGAGGCGGCCAACACGGTCATCCAGGACGGCCTGCGGGTCAGCAGCACCGAAGTGCGCAAGGCCCTGGCCGATGGCAACTTCGAGCTGGCCGAACACCTGCTGGGCCGCCCGTACCGCATTACCGGCCGCGTGCTGCATGGCCAGAAGCTGGCCCGCCAGCTCGGCACCCCTACCGCCAACATCCAGCTCAAGCGCCGTCGCGTGCCGCTGTCCGGGGTCTACCTGGCCAGCATCGAAATCGACGGCCAGCAGTGGCCGGGTGTCGGTAATATCGGAGTACGCCCCACCGTTGCCGGTGACGGGCGTCCTCACCTGGAGATTCATCTCCTGGACTACGCCGGTGACCTCTATGGCCGGCGCCTGACGGTGGAATTCCACCACAAGCTGCGTGAAGAGCAGCGTTTCGCCTCCCTGGAGGCGCTGAAGTCGGCGATCGACGCGGACATCGCCGCCGCACGTGCCCACTGGCACGCTCAACCGCTAACGAAGAGCCTGAAATGACCGACTACAAAGCCACGCTTAACCTTCCGGACACCGCCTTCCCCATGAAGGCCGGCCTGCCTCAGCGCGAACCGCAGATCCTGCAGCGCTGGGACAGCATTGGCCTGTACCAGAAGCTGCGCGAAATTGGCAAGGATCGTCCGAAGTTCGTCCTGCACGACGGCCCGCCCTATGCCAACGGCAAGATCCATATCGGTCATGCGCTGAACAAGATTCTCAAGGACATGATCGTCCGCTCCAAGACCCTGTCGGGCTTCGACGCCCCGTACGTACCGGGCTGGGACTGCCACGGCCTGCCGATCGAACACAAGGTCGAGGTCACCCATGGCAAGCACCTGTCCGCCGACCGCACCCGCGAGCTGTGCCGCGAGTACGCAGCCGAGCAGATCGAAGGGCAGAAGACCGAGTTCATCCG includes:
- the murJ gene encoding murein biosynthesis integral membrane protein MurJ translates to MNLLKSLAAVSSITMISRVLGFVRDTILARVFGAGIATDAFFIAFKLPNLLRRIFAEGAFSQAFVPILAEYKTQQGEEATRTFVAYVSGLLTLILAVVTVIGILAAPWVVWVTAPGFVDSTEKYELTTALLRVTFPYILLISLSSLVGAILNTWNRFSVPAFTPTLLNVAMIAFAVLLTPYFDPPIMALAWGVLAGGLAQLLYQLPALKKIGMLVLPRLNLRDTGVWRVLKQMLPAILGVSVSQISLIINTIFASFLVAGSVSWMYYADRLMELPSGVLGVALGTILLPTLAKTYANQDREEYSRILDWGLRLCFLLVLPCTLALGILAEPLTVALFQYGKFTAFDAAMTQRALVAYSVGLMAIILVKVLAPGFYAQQNIRTPVKIAVFTLVCTQLLNLALVGPLAHAGLALAISLGACLNAGLLYWKLRSQQLFQPQPGWAMFLLKLVLAVALMSGVLLLGMHYMPAWEQGNMLERFVRLGALIVAGVVTYFGCLYLCGFRPRHFARKALH
- the ribF gene encoding bifunctional riboflavin kinase/FAD synthetase, whose protein sequence is MQLVRGLHNLRPEHRGCVATIGNFDGVHRGHQAILARLRERGQELGLPTCVVIFEPQPREYFAPDTAPARLARLRDKVELLAGEGIDRVLCLSFNQRLSQLSAEQFVKAVLVDGLGVRHLEVGDDFRFGCDRAGDFAFLTEAGKRHGFSVEAANTVIQDGLRVSSTEVRKALADGNFELAEHLLGRPYRITGRVLHGQKLARQLGTPTANIQLKRRRVPLSGVYLASIEIDGQQWPGVGNIGVRPTVAGDGRPHLEIHLLDYAGDLYGRRLTVEFHHKLREEQRFASLEALKSAIDADIAAARAHWHAQPLTKSLK